A genomic window from Winogradskyella sp. J14-2 includes:
- a CDS encoding SusC/RagA family TonB-linked outer membrane protein → MKKLFCTALLIIPMVIFAQTEIKGKVMDETKFPLPGASVIVKGTIKGGVTNIDGEFTLTLNETPAVLVVSYLGYETQEITVTSQTNLTIVLKENQEALDEVVIIGYGEVNKKDLTGAVSSVKKKEDLVAQSNNVEQLLQGRVAGVLVQSAFEPGAANSIRIRGLNSLTGNTQPLYVVDGIIVDSATEDTLDPLSSGNSYLSPQGGITGLSPRDIESIEVLKDASATAIYGSRGANGVIIITTKKGQKGEAKFTFNTSTRLGFVTNEIDVLGTRDYVDYQNDVRANQGFNPSYFVYPDGSIANFQNDEQFMLDNANTIERIEGVDWSEDIFKMAVTNKYRLAVSGGSENSDYYISGGFLQNEGVVPRAIAKSTDFNAKFNTNLSGKLELSTKIAAQHTQNFASKGTENLGGTSNSIIRQLVSGAPIIGQVDNFEGDEFDISLDGPRAWVSDYDDESKESRLLGALKLDYKLSKAFTYRVTVGADYRVKERQIWFGTALRRGALVNGEAGLSNLERFRYNIDNTLMFKHRFNRNHRINGTVGFIIDQRQSTFKTASATDFPLQDLRANGITTGQNQQPVFYYTEEESLLSYLGRINYTMFDKYLFTATFRADGSSKFRGNNRWGYFPAFAFAWKMKEENFLKDSKLISQAKLRLGWGLTGNQAIDPYSTITRFNLTQSPYSDEAGNPLTSIVPQNLRNPTLKWETTSQYNAGLDFGFANDRVTGSVDVYYKNIYDLLLNAQIAPSNGFEATFVNRGELINKGIEFAINADIVSNDDFQWNVYGNIAFNRNEVGDLGFPPAQFGTQTYSAYLGRQISGGNFFKTEANIFIEGEEPALFYGYATNGIVSNQEDVDNAPSFNGTPAQLGDVYLVDQNDDGVIDNNDLTIIGNPNPDFNYGFGTSLTYKNWSLSALFNGVYGNDIANGNLLREAYADNASTNVRSEAYFNAWTPDNPDGTFPRVGYDLADETGFTDRIVEDGSFLRLANVTLGYNIPFSEKSIFDNAYISLSGQNLLLFTNYSGYDPEGASFTFDPGRVGVDWNSFPNQKTYSIALNLTF, encoded by the coding sequence ATGAAAAAACTTTTTTGTACAGCACTTTTAATAATTCCAATGGTGATTTTTGCGCAGACCGAAATTAAAGGGAAGGTCATGGACGAAACTAAATTTCCCCTACCAGGAGCTTCGGTTATCGTAAAAGGCACGATCAAAGGAGGGGTTACCAATATAGATGGTGAGTTTACATTAACTCTGAATGAGACGCCAGCTGTTTTGGTCGTGAGCTATCTTGGTTACGAAACCCAAGAGATTACCGTTACTTCTCAGACCAATTTAACCATTGTCCTTAAAGAAAACCAAGAAGCCCTGGATGAAGTGGTCATCATAGGTTACGGTGAGGTCAATAAAAAAGACTTAACAGGTGCGGTTTCTTCAGTAAAAAAGAAAGAGGATTTGGTAGCGCAGTCTAACAATGTTGAGCAACTGTTACAGGGTAGAGTCGCAGGGGTTTTGGTACAAAGTGCATTTGAACCAGGGGCAGCAAATAGCATCAGGATTAGAGGTTTAAATAGTCTTACAGGTAATACCCAACCGCTTTACGTTGTTGATGGTATCATTGTAGATTCCGCTACGGAGGATACACTAGACCCACTATCAAGCGGTAACAGCTATCTGTCGCCACAAGGCGGTATAACAGGTTTAAGCCCTCGCGATATTGAGAGCATTGAGGTACTCAAAGACGCTTCAGCTACAGCTATTTATGGTTCTCGTGGTGCTAACGGAGTTATAATTATTACCACAAAAAAAGGTCAAAAAGGTGAGGCAAAGTTTACATTTAATACATCGACGAGGTTAGGCTTCGTAACTAATGAAATAGATGTTTTAGGCACAAGGGATTATGTCGATTATCAAAATGATGTAAGAGCTAATCAAGGATTTAATCCAAGCTACTTTGTTTATCCAGATGGCAGTATTGCCAACTTCCAAAACGATGAGCAATTTATGTTAGACAATGCCAATACCATTGAGCGAATAGAGGGAGTAGATTGGAGTGAAGATATATTCAAAATGGCTGTGACCAATAAGTACAGATTGGCGGTTTCAGGCGGTAGTGAAAACTCAGACTATTATATTTCAGGAGGATTTCTACAGAATGAAGGTGTTGTGCCAAGGGCAATTGCCAAGAGTACGGACTTCAATGCCAAATTCAACACCAATTTATCTGGGAAACTAGAATTAAGTACTAAGATAGCGGCACAGCACACTCAAAACTTTGCATCTAAAGGCACTGAAAATCTGGGTGGCACAAGCAATAGTATTATTAGACAATTAGTTTCTGGTGCACCTATAATTGGGCAGGTTGATAATTTTGAAGGCGATGAGTTTGATATTAGTTTAGATGGTCCAAGAGCATGGGTATCTGACTATGATGATGAATCCAAAGAATCAAGATTACTGGGTGCCTTAAAACTAGATTATAAATTGTCTAAGGCTTTTACTTATAGAGTAACTGTAGGTGCAGATTACAGAGTGAAAGAAAGACAAATATGGTTTGGTACAGCTCTGCGTAGAGGTGCATTAGTAAATGGTGAGGCTGGTCTAAGTAATCTTGAGCGTTTTAGATATAATATTGATAACACCTTAATGTTTAAGCACAGGTTTAACCGTAACCATCGCATCAATGGAACAGTTGGGTTTATTATCGACCAGAGGCAATCTACATTTAAAACAGCATCAGCAACCGATTTCCCATTGCAAGATTTAAGGGCGAATGGCATAACAACCGGGCAAAATCAGCAACCTGTCTTTTATTACACCGAAGAAGAGTCCTTATTATCTTATTTAGGAAGGATAAATTATACCATGTTCGATAAATATTTGTTCACGGCAACTTTTAGAGCAGATGGTAGTTCTAAATTTAGAGGCAATAATCGTTGGGGCTATTTTCCGGCATTTGCATTTGCATGGAAAATGAAAGAAGAGAATTTTCTTAAAGATTCTAAACTTATATCACAGGCAAAGTTGAGGTTAGGTTGGGGACTAACAGGTAATCAGGCTATTGACCCTTACAGTACCATAACAAGATTCAACCTTACACAATCACCTTATTCTGATGAAGCTGGTAATCCATTAACGTCTATTGTGCCGCAAAACCTGAGAAATCCCACTCTAAAATGGGAAACAACAAGCCAGTACAACGCTGGTTTGGATTTTGGTTTTGCCAACGATAGAGTCACTGGGTCAGTTGATGTGTACTACAAAAATATATACGATTTATTATTGAATGCACAAATTGCGCCTTCAAATGGTTTTGAAGCGACTTTTGTCAATCGAGGTGAACTAATTAATAAAGGTATTGAATTTGCTATCAATGCAGATATAGTAAGCAATGATGATTTTCAGTGGAATGTTTACGGAAACATTGCCTTTAACAGAAATGAAGTCGGTGACCTAGGATTTCCGCCAGCACAATTCGGCACACAGACGTACAGTGCGTATTTAGGTAGACAGATTTCAGGTGGAAATTTCTTCAAAACAGAAGCCAACATTTTCATTGAAGGAGAAGAACCAGCACTCTTTTATGGTTATGCCACTAATGGTATAGTAAGTAACCAAGAGGATGTTGATAATGCACCAAGTTTTAATGGTACACCAGCGCAATTAGGTGATGTGTATTTGGTTGATCAAAATGATGATGGTGTCATAGACAATAACGATTTAACTATAATCGGTAATCCAAACCCGGATTTTAATTATGGCTTTGGTACTAGCCTTACCTACAAAAATTGGTCATTAAGCGCCTTGTTTAATGGCGTTTATGGTAATGATATCGCTAATGGTAATTTGTTGCGCGAGGCTTATGCAGATAATGCTTCTACTAATGTGAGAAGCGAAGCATACTTTAATGCCTGGACGCCAGATAATCCAGATGGTACTTTCCCAAGAGTCGGTTACGACCTTGCTGATGAAACCGGATTTACAGACCGAATCGTGGAAGATGGAAGTTTTTTAAGATTGGCAAACGTCACCTTAGGTTATAACATTCCTTTTTCAGAAAAATCAATTTTTGATAATGCTTACATATCCTTATCCGGTCAAAATCTCTTATTGTTTACAAATTACAGCGGCTATGACCCAGAAGGTGCCAGTTTTACCTTCGACCCAGGAAGAGTCGGTGTAGATTGGAATTCGTTTCCTAACCAGAAAACCTACTCTATAGCATTAAATCTAACATTCTAA